A genomic stretch from Leptotrichia sp. HSP-536 includes:
- a CDS encoding metal ABC transporter ATP-binding protein — protein sequence MNQNVSDDIIIRVEDLTVAYEDKPVLWDVELDIKKGVLMAIVGPNGAGKSTLIKAMLDLLKPVTGEVKFYDEKYSKVRDKIAYVPQRGSVDWDFPTTVFDVVEMGRYGKVGWLKKVRKIDKEKTKEAIHKVEMDEFSDRQISQLSGGQQQRVFLARALVQDAEIYFMDEPFQGVDSKTEKSIVNILKKLRDEKKTVIAVHHDLQTVKDYFDYVTFINVSVIASGPVEEIFTSENIEKTYKSKKATQNNGNLSEIEKER from the coding sequence ATGAATCAAAATGTTTCTGATGATATTATTATAAGGGTTGAGGATTTAACGGTAGCTTATGAGGATAAACCTGTTTTGTGGGATGTTGAGCTTGACATAAAAAAAGGAGTCCTTATGGCTATAGTAGGCCCGAATGGGGCTGGAAAATCTACTTTAATTAAAGCAATGCTTGATTTGCTAAAGCCTGTTACTGGAGAAGTAAAATTTTATGATGAAAAATATAGCAAAGTGCGGGATAAGATAGCTTATGTACCACAAAGAGGAAGTGTTGACTGGGATTTTCCCACTACTGTATTTGATGTTGTGGAAATGGGGCGTTATGGAAAAGTCGGGTGGTTAAAGAAAGTTAGAAAAATTGATAAAGAAAAAACGAAAGAAGCGATTCATAAGGTGGAAATGGATGAGTTTTCGGATAGGCAAATAAGCCAGTTATCTGGCGGACAGCAACAAAGAGTGTTTTTGGCACGGGCATTAGTGCAGGATGCTGAAATATATTTTATGGATGAGCCATTTCAAGGTGTCGACAGTAAAACGGAAAAATCTATTGTAAATATTTTAAAAAAATTGCGAGATGAGAAAAAAACTGTAATTGCTGTTCATCATGATTTGCAGACGGTAAAGGATTATTTTGATTATGTGACATTTATAAATGTGTCTGTTATAGCTTCTGGACCTGTGGAAGAAATTTTTACTTCTGAAAATATTGAAAAAACATATAAGAGTAAAAAAGCAACTCAAAATAATGGAAATTTGTCTGAAATTGAAAAGGAGCGATAA
- a CDS encoding metal ABC transporter permease encodes MNILNLLITDHTFRTVALGCLLLGMVSGILGCFAVLRKQSLLGDAVSHASLPGVCLAFLFTNVKNTEVLLLGALITGIVCIGLIQLIQNYTKIKFDSALALILSVFFGLGLVLLSYLNKLPGANKSGLNKFIFGQASTFIKRDVNIIFITGIILLIIIILFWKEFKIVSFDSDFAKTLGFPSKKIEILISVLIVTTVIIGIQAAGVILISAMIISPAVAARQWTDKLSIMVILAAFFGGISGLLGTLISISESNLPTGPVIVIIISIIVVISILFSNKRGIVFKVIRNQKRKKEFKKKLENKKSELNSLKMNNLERGK; translated from the coding sequence ATGAATATATTAAATCTTCTTATAACAGATCATACATTCAGAACAGTTGCACTTGGTTGTCTATTGCTTGGAATGGTTTCAGGAATACTTGGCTGTTTTGCAGTTTTAAGAAAGCAAAGTTTATTGGGAGATGCAGTTTCTCATGCTTCACTTCCTGGAGTTTGCTTGGCTTTTTTATTTACAAATGTAAAAAATACAGAAGTTTTGCTGCTTGGTGCCTTAATAACTGGAATTGTATGTATTGGTTTGATTCAATTAATTCAAAATTATACAAAAATAAAGTTTGATAGTGCTTTGGCATTGATTTTATCGGTATTTTTTGGATTAGGGCTAGTTTTGCTTTCTTATTTGAATAAATTGCCAGGTGCGAATAAATCGGGATTAAATAAATTTATTTTTGGGCAAGCATCGACATTTATTAAAAGAGATGTAAATATTATCTTCATTACAGGGATTATTCTTTTAATTATAATTATTCTTTTCTGGAAGGAATTTAAAATTGTTTCATTTGACTCTGATTTTGCCAAAACATTGGGATTTCCAAGCAAGAAAATTGAAATATTAATTTCCGTATTGATTGTAACTACTGTAATAATTGGTATTCAGGCGGCAGGAGTAATCTTAATAAGTGCAATGATTATTTCTCCAGCGGTTGCAGCACGGCAATGGACGGACAAACTTTCAATTATGGTAATTTTGGCGGCATTTTTTGGAGGAATATCAGGTTTGCTTGGGACTTTGATTAGTATAAGTGAAAGTAATTTGCCTACTGGGCCTGTTATCGTTATAATTATAAGTATAATCGTAGTTATTAGTATTTTATTCTCAAACAAAAGAGGGATTGTATTTAAAGTTATAAGAAATCAGAAAAGAAAAAAAGAATTTAAGAAAAAACTTGAAAATAAAAAATCTGAATTAAATAGTTTAAAAATGAATAATTTGGAAAGGGGGAAATAA
- a CDS encoding metal ABC transporter permease → MNFSLEIQLIAIMVASACSILGTFLVLKSMAMVSDAITHTILLGIVVAFFAVHDLNSPLLIVGAGIVGVLTVYLVELLNSTRLVKEDSAIGVVFPLLFSIAVILISRYAGNVHLDVDSVLLGELAFAPFNRIQIFGFSIAKGLVATFIVFLINLSFVVIFFKELKISVFDKALAITLGMKPILIHYMLMSLVSMTAVASFEAVGSILVVAFMIGPPITAYLLTDKLKVMIGLSIVIGAVASVLGFHFARFFDISIAGSIAVVIGVIFLLTLIFSPKKGLIFTINRKRTQKMTFSVRILLIHLSNHVNTTQEKDECGIDTIDNHLRWNKGFLNKVIEKAKKEKYIYVDSTVYKLSEKGEKYLEYKY, encoded by the coding sequence ATGAATTTTTCATTGGAAATACAATTAATTGCGATAATGGTGGCAAGTGCCTGCTCGATTTTAGGAACATTTCTGGTTTTAAAAAGTATGGCAATGGTTTCGGATGCGATTACGCACACTATCTTACTTGGAATTGTAGTTGCATTTTTTGCAGTTCATGACTTAAATTCTCCTTTGTTAATCGTTGGCGCGGGAATAGTTGGAGTTTTAACCGTTTACCTTGTGGAACTTCTTAATTCAACAAGGCTTGTCAAGGAAGATTCTGCAATTGGAGTGGTTTTTCCACTGTTATTCAGTATTGCAGTAATTTTAATTTCAAGATATGCTGGAAATGTACATTTGGATGTTGATTCAGTATTACTGGGAGAACTGGCATTTGCACCATTTAATCGGATACAGATATTTGGATTTAGCATTGCTAAAGGATTAGTTGCAACTTTTATCGTATTTTTAATAAATTTATCTTTTGTTGTAATTTTTTTCAAGGAATTAAAAATTTCGGTATTTGACAAGGCTCTTGCAATAACGCTTGGAATGAAGCCGATATTGATTCACTATATGCTTATGTCGCTTGTATCAATGACGGCAGTAGCCTCGTTTGAAGCAGTTGGTTCAATATTAGTAGTTGCCTTTATGATTGGACCGCCAATTACAGCGTATTTATTGACAGATAAATTGAAAGTAATGATTGGGCTAAGCATAGTTATAGGGGCTGTGGCAAGTGTATTGGGATTTCATTTTGCAAGATTTTTTGATATTTCAATAGCGGGAAGTATCGCAGTTGTAATCGGAGTAATTTTCCTTTTAACACTAATTTTTTCTCCAAAAAAAGGATTAATTTTTACAATAAACCGAAAAAGAACTCAAAAAATGACATTTTCAGTCAGAATTTTGCTAATTCACTTATCAAACCATGTAAATACTACACAGGAAAAAGACGAATGCGGAATTGACACAATTGACAATCATTTACGTTGGAATAAAGGATTTTTGAATAAAGTTATTGAAAAAGCTAAAAAGGAAAAATATATTTATGTGGATAGCACAGTTTATAAACTTTCTGAAAAAGGGGAAAAATATCTGGAATATAAATATTAA
- a CDS encoding DUF441 domain-containing protein, giving the protein MESFIFLGLILLVGTITHNKSIIYATIFVLILKVLFNITETYKLKGINIENFMTQFRKEGINWGVLVITIAILIPIATGEIGFSHLLNAFKSPIGWIAIISGITVSILSSKGVGLLSGQPEITVALVIGTIMGVVFFKGIAAGPVIASGITFCILRIIELFFKR; this is encoded by the coding sequence TTGGAAAGTTTTATTTTTTTAGGACTAATTTTACTAGTTGGAACAATAACGCATAATAAATCTATTATTTATGCAACAATTTTTGTGTTAATTTTAAAAGTTTTGTTTAATATTACAGAAACTTACAAATTAAAGGGGATTAACATTGAAAATTTTATGACTCAATTTAGAAAAGAAGGAATAAATTGGGGTGTTTTGGTAATTACAATTGCTATTTTAATTCCCATTGCTACAGGGGAAATTGGATTTTCTCATTTATTAAATGCTTTCAAATCTCCAATTGGATGGATAGCAATTATAAGTGGAATTACTGTTTCTATCCTATCCTCAAAAGGAGTAGGACTTCTTTCAGGACAACCTGAAATTACAGTCGCCTTAGTAATCGGAACAATAATGGGAGTTGTCTTTTTCAAAGGAATTGCGGCAGGCCCTGTTATCGCCAGTGGAATTACTTTTTGTATTTTGAGAATTATTGAATTATTTTTTAAAAGATAA
- the smpB gene encoding SsrA-binding protein SmpB: MKNKVAKGGKMPVLARNKRAFHDYFIEDKLEAGIELVGTEVKSVKAGKVSIKESFIRIIRDEIFIMNMHITPYEFGNINNVAESRVRKLLLNRREIKKWSEKIKEQGYTIVPISVYTKQRLVKMEIGLAKGKKMHDKRESLKRKDIERDMKKVQKNFGKFL; this comes from the coding sequence ATAAAAAACAAAGTAGCAAAAGGAGGGAAGATGCCAGTATTAGCTAGAAACAAAAGGGCTTTTCACGATTACTTTATTGAAGATAAGCTGGAAGCAGGGATTGAACTTGTGGGAACGGAAGTGAAATCAGTGAAAGCTGGAAAAGTCAGCATAAAGGAAAGTTTTATAAGAATTATACGGGATGAAATTTTTATAATGAATATGCACATTACGCCTTATGAATTTGGAAATATTAACAATGTGGCGGAATCTCGTGTGAGAAAATTGCTTTTGAATAGACGTGAGATAAAAAAATGGAGTGAAAAAATCAAAGAACAAGGTTATACCATCGTTCCAATTTCAGTTTATACAAAGCAAAGGCTCGTAAAAATGGAAATAGGGCTTGCAAAAGGTAAAAAGATGCACGATAAGAGAGAATCACTTAAGAGAAAAGATATTGAAAGAGATATGAAAAAAGTTCAGAAGAACTTTGGTAAATTTTTATGA
- the rnr gene encoding ribonuclease R encodes MGNKKKKEKHKDKNSENNYKNFHKEKKFSGKNYNAKKENQKTQKTELKEERELKYLRQVLAEYEFTFQEILQLLEWSQKKRKMYKQLLNAWEENGDIYLKRNGRYTLPEKEGFVKGEISISSGNFGFLDINGEASVFIPGAYLNTAMNGDTVLVRILKQSSDGTKKREGEVYKVIKRNRDVIVGVFENNLSFGFVRPRNSPKDIYIPKKLIRGAKTGDLVAVKVDFWGDEERKPEGGIVSVLGSPKDTEALISSLLLNEGIEEKFPNEVLQELDKIDEDFSDELKNRKDLRHLDIITIDGSDAKDLDDAIYVEKTEDGYKLFVSIADVSYYVRENTELDTEALKRGNSIYLVDRVIPMLPRKLSNNLCSLNPNEDKLTFTVEMDLGKRGKVVKNDFYKSVIKSKYRMTYENVNIILEKDEESEEYKNLYNKYRKIDEMLKNMLELSKIIRNSKKRRGSIDFELPEIKVVLDENKAVKDIVLRSRGEAERIIEDFMVIANETVAEKLFWEEIPAIYRVHEDPDKAKVQALNETLIKFGYSLKGLEEIHPGKFQNIIERTTGLPEGYLIHKLILRAMQRARYANKNLGHFGLASKYYLHFTSPIRRYSDLIVHRMLGRSIEKFMNEKEKAKYGANFEAIASSISRTERVADKLEEDSIKIKLIEYMQDKIGQVYIARLSGMNKNKIFMELENHIEVVYNVTTARDNFIYDEENFKIVDKRNNESYTMGSTMKVSIVSASYAKMEIEVIPYVEEKVKIEEMEEE; translated from the coding sequence ATGGGAAATAAAAAAAAGAAAGAAAAACATAAAGATAAAAACAGTGAAAATAATTATAAAAATTTTCATAAAGAAAAAAAATTTAGCGGAAAAAATTATAATGCTAAAAAGGAAAATCAGAAAACTCAAAAGACGGAACTTAAAGAAGAGCGGGAATTAAAATATTTACGACAAGTTCTAGCCGAGTACGAGTTTACTTTTCAGGAAATATTGCAGCTTCTTGAATGGAGCCAGAAAAAGCGGAAAATGTATAAGCAGCTTTTAAATGCATGGGAAGAAAATGGCGACATTTATTTGAAAAGAAATGGAAGATATACCTTGCCTGAAAAGGAAGGGTTTGTGAAGGGTGAAATTTCTATTTCCAGTGGAAATTTTGGATTTCTTGATATTAATGGAGAAGCTAGCGTCTTTATTCCAGGAGCTTATTTAAATACAGCTATGAATGGAGATACGGTTCTGGTACGTATCTTGAAGCAAAGTTCAGATGGAACTAAAAAACGTGAAGGTGAAGTCTATAAAGTTATAAAAAGAAACCGCGATGTTATCGTTGGAGTTTTTGAGAATAATTTAAGTTTTGGCTTTGTACGTCCAAGAAATTCTCCAAAGGATATTTATATTCCGAAAAAATTGATAAGAGGTGCGAAAACTGGAGATTTGGTGGCTGTGAAGGTAGATTTTTGGGGAGATGAGGAAAGAAAGCCTGAAGGTGGAATTGTAAGTGTGCTGGGAAGCCCTAAGGATACGGAGGCACTTATTTCATCATTACTTTTGAATGAAGGAATTGAAGAGAAATTTCCAAATGAAGTTTTGCAGGAATTGGACAAAATTGATGAGGATTTTTCGGATGAACTAAAAAATCGAAAAGATTTGCGGCATCTTGACATTATTACGATTGACGGCTCTGATGCAAAGGACTTGGACGATGCGATTTATGTGGAAAAAACGGAAGATGGGTATAAACTTTTTGTAAGCATTGCCGATGTTTCTTATTATGTAAGAGAAAACACAGAACTTGACACAGAAGCATTAAAACGTGGAAACTCAATTTATCTTGTAGACAGAGTAATTCCAATGTTACCACGAAAATTATCAAACAATCTTTGTTCACTTAATCCGAACGAGGATAAACTAACTTTTACAGTAGAAATGGATTTGGGCAAAAGAGGTAAAGTTGTGAAAAATGATTTTTATAAATCGGTTATAAAATCAAAATACAGAATGACTTATGAAAATGTAAATATCATTCTGGAAAAAGATGAAGAATCGGAAGAATATAAAAATCTTTACAATAAATACAGAAAAATTGATGAAATGCTTAAAAATATGCTGGAACTTTCTAAAATCATCAGAAACAGTAAAAAGAGGCGTGGGAGCATTGATTTTGAATTGCCTGAGATAAAGGTAGTCTTAGATGAGAATAAAGCCGTAAAGGACATCGTATTGCGTTCTAGAGGAGAAGCTGAGAGAATTATTGAAGACTTTATGGTTATTGCAAATGAAACTGTGGCTGAAAAATTATTCTGGGAAGAAATTCCAGCAATTTACAGAGTCCATGAAGATCCTGACAAGGCAAAAGTTCAAGCATTGAACGAAACTTTAATAAAATTTGGATATTCTTTAAAAGGATTAGAAGAAATACACCCTGGCAAATTCCAAAATATCATAGAAAGAACGACAGGACTGCCAGAAGGTTACTTAATTCATAAATTAATTTTACGGGCAATGCAGCGTGCAAGATATGCTAACAAAAATCTGGGACATTTTGGTCTGGCTTCTAAATATTATTTGCACTTTACATCACCGATACGTCGTTATTCTGACTTAATTGTTCACAGAATGCTTGGACGTTCGATTGAAAAATTTATGAATGAAAAGGAAAAGGCTAAATATGGAGCTAATTTTGAAGCAATTGCCTCAAGTATTTCGAGAACTGAAAGAGTAGCGGATAAACTGGAAGAAGACAGTATAAAAATCAAGTTGATTGAGTATATGCAGGATAAAATTGGACAAGTTTATATTGCTAGGCTTAGTGGAATGAATAAAAATAAAATATTTATGGAACTGGAAAATCATATAGAAGTGGTTTACAATGTTACAACAGCACGTGATAACTTTATTTATGATGAGGAAAACTTTAAAATTGTGGATAAAAGAAATAATGAGTCCTACACTATGGGAAGTACAATGAAAGTGAGCATTGTAAGTGCAAGTTATGCCAAAATGGAAATTGAGGTTATACCTTATGTGGAAGAGAAAGTAAAAATAGAAGAAATGGAAGAAGAATAA
- the yqeK gene encoding bis(5'-nucleosyl)-tetraphosphatase (symmetrical) YqeK yields MNIEVIKKNVRNYLDEKRYNHVKRVVKCAVELAKIYNAPVEKVEASAWLHDVAKFFNLSVMIDLTKGKYPEVEDKMSKSTAVLHGFAGAEFVRQNYELFGIDDEEILDGVKYHTIGSENMSTLAKIVYLADAIEEARSWEGVETARDLAKIDLDKAIKFEIEEKLKYLLSKDSIIHPNVIKFRNSLIANQI; encoded by the coding sequence ATAAATATAGAAGTAATAAAAAAAAATGTAAGAAATTATTTGGATGAAAAAAGATACAATCATGTGAAAAGAGTTGTAAAATGTGCTGTGGAACTGGCAAAAATATATAACGCACCTGTGGAAAAAGTGGAGGCTTCGGCTTGGCTTCATGATGTGGCAAAATTTTTTAACTTGTCAGTTATGATTGACTTGACGAAGGGAAAATATCCTGAAGTGGAAGATAAAATGTCAAAATCTACAGCAGTTCTGCATGGATTTGCAGGAGCGGAATTTGTACGTCAAAATTATGAATTATTTGGAATTGATGATGAGGAAATTCTAGATGGTGTGAAATATCATACAATCGGAAGTGAAAATATGAGCACTCTTGCAAAAATAGTCTATCTTGCTGATGCAATTGAAGAGGCGAGAAGCTGGGAAGGTGTGGAAACTGCTAGGGATTTGGCTAAAATAGATTTGGACAAGGCGATAAAATTTGAAATTGAAGAAAAATTGAAATATTTACTTTCAAAAGATTCGATTATTCATCCAAATGTTATAAAATTTCGAAATTCGTTAATAGCTAATCAAATTTAA
- a CDS encoding Crp/Fnr family transcriptional regulator yields MKINELSQFLTQVSLFKGLDVPIILEYLSKIDFKIKDYKKNETVFFRGDSLKNIIIVIKGSAHGEMQKFNGDTIVINQMKVGEVIASAFLFGKSNVFPVDLIALENSKFLFLSKEKYLDLIQSDKRLLLNFINEISNKSQYLSKRIWFNFTNKTIEEKILSYIKENSKNNTIKFLPNISILAKQFEVTRPALSREISNLCKRKILTKIENNMYSVNFLKIMKREI; encoded by the coding sequence ATGAAAATAAATGAATTATCGCAATTTTTGACACAAGTTTCATTATTTAAGGGACTAGATGTTCCAATAATCTTGGAATATCTATCAAAAATTGATTTTAAGATAAAAGACTATAAAAAAAATGAAACTGTATTTTTTCGTGGAGATTCCTTAAAAAATATAATTATAGTTATAAAAGGCTCAGCTCATGGCGAAATGCAAAAATTTAATGGAGACACAATTGTCATTAATCAAATGAAAGTAGGCGAAGTTATAGCTTCAGCATTTTTATTTGGAAAAAGTAACGTTTTTCCAGTAGATTTGATAGCATTGGAAAATTCTAAATTTTTATTTTTAAGTAAAGAAAAATATTTAGATTTAATCCAGTCAGATAAAAGACTTTTATTAAATTTTATAAATGAAATTTCAAACAAAAGTCAATATTTATCAAAAAGAATATGGTTTAATTTTACAAATAAAACAATTGAAGAAAAAATATTAAGTTACATAAAAGAAAATTCAAAAAATAATACAATAAAATTTTTACCCAATATTTCAATTTTAGCAAAACAATTTGAAGTAACAAGACCAGCATTGTCAAGAGAAATTTCTAATTTATGCAAAAGAAAAATATTAACAAAGATAGAAAACAACATGTATTCAGTAAATTTTTTGAAAATTATGAAAAGGGAAATTTGA
- the infA gene encoding translation initiation factor IF-1 has product MAKQDVLELEGEIIEALPNAMFQVRLENGHEVLGHISGKMRMNYIKILPGDKVTVEVSPYDLSRGRIVYRKK; this is encoded by the coding sequence ATGGCAAAACAGGATGTTCTTGAGCTGGAAGGTGAAATCATTGAAGCATTACCAAATGCGATGTTTCAAGTAAGGCTTGAAAATGGGCACGAAGTTTTAGGACATATCTCAGGAAAAATGAGAATGAACTATATAAAAATTTTACCAGGGGATAAAGTTACAGTGGAAGTCTCTCCATATGACTTATCAAGAGGTAGAATTGTATATAGAAAAAAATAA
- the rpmJ gene encoding 50S ribosomal protein L36, whose amino-acid sequence MKVKASVKPICDKCKIVKRHGKVRVICENPKHKQIQG is encoded by the coding sequence GTGAAAGTAAAAGCTTCAGTAAAACCTATTTGTGACAAATGTAAAATCGTTAAACGTCACGGAAAAGTAAGAGTAATATGCGAAAACCCTAAACACAAACAAATACAAGGATAA
- the rpsM gene encoding 30S ribosomal protein S13, whose amino-acid sequence MARIAGVDIPRNKRVEVSLTYIFGIGRSTSNKILGATGIDRDTRVKDLTEEQVAKLRAAVEEYKIEGELRKEIRLNIKRLLDIKSYRGLRHRNGLPVRGQKTKTNARTRKGPVRMAIAKKK is encoded by the coding sequence TTGGCTAGAATAGCAGGAGTAGATATTCCAAGAAATAAAAGAGTAGAAGTTTCTTTAACTTATATCTTTGGAATTGGTAGAAGCACTTCAAACAAAATTTTAGGAGCAACTGGTATCGACAGAGATACAAGAGTAAAAGATTTGACAGAAGAACAAGTAGCAAAATTAAGAGCTGCTGTGGAAGAGTATAAAATTGAAGGTGAGTTAAGAAAAGAAATTAGACTTAACATCAAACGTCTACTTGACATCAAGAGCTACAGAGGATTAAGACATAGAAATGGATTACCTGTAAGAGGACAAAAAACTAAAACAAACGCAAGAACTAGAAAAGGGCCAGTTAGAATGGCAATTGCTAAGAAAAAATAA
- the rpsK gene encoding 30S ribosomal protein S11, with protein MAKRPATSKKKKLKNIPNGIAYIHSTFNNTVVTITDSEGKVVIWKSGGTSGFKGTKKGTPFAAQIAAEQAAQVAIENGMKQIEIKIKGPGSGREASIRSIQATGLEVTRIVDITPVPHNGARPPKKRRP; from the coding sequence GTGGCAAAAAGACCAGCAACTTCAAAAAAGAAAAAATTAAAAAATATTCCTAATGGAATCGCATATATACATTCTACTTTTAATAATACTGTTGTTACTATAACAGATTCAGAAGGTAAAGTAGTAATCTGGAAATCGGGAGGAACTTCAGGGTTCAAAGGAACTAAAAAAGGAACTCCATTCGCAGCTCAAATAGCAGCTGAACAAGCAGCTCAAGTTGCAATTGAAAACGGAATGAAACAAATCGAAATCAAAATAAAAGGACCTGGATCTGGAAGAGAAGCTTCTATAAGATCAATACAGGCTACTGGATTAGAAGTAACAAGAATAGTTGATATAACTCCAGTACCTCATAATGGTGCAAGACCACCTAAAAAGAGAAGACCGTAA
- the rpsD gene encoding 30S ribosomal protein S4 — MARDRQPVLKRCRNLGLDPIVLGVNKKSNRNIRPNANRKLTEYGTQQREKQKVKFVYGVMEKQFYKLYEEATRKEGVTGELLLQYLERRLDNVIYRLGFGATRRQARQIVSHGHILINGKRVNIASYRVKQGDVITVKEDSKELALIKESVGQKTVPGWLSLEEGALTAKVLENPGRDAVDFEVDEAMIIEFYSR, encoded by the coding sequence ATGGCAAGAGATAGACAGCCTGTGTTAAAAAGATGTAGAAATCTTGGTTTAGATCCTATTGTTTTAGGAGTAAACAAAAAATCAAACAGAAATATTAGACCGAACGCAAATAGAAAATTAACTGAATATGGAACACAACAAAGAGAAAAACAAAAAGTAAAATTTGTTTATGGAGTAATGGAAAAACAATTTTATAAATTATACGAAGAAGCAACAAGAAAAGAAGGAGTAACAGGAGAACTTTTACTTCAATATCTTGAAAGAAGATTAGATAATGTAATTTACAGATTAGGATTTGGCGCTACAAGAAGACAAGCAAGACAAATCGTAAGTCATGGACATATTTTAATCAATGGGAAAAGAGTAAACATTGCATCATACAGAGTAAAACAAGGTGATGTAATTACAGTTAAGGAAGATTCTAAAGAATTAGCTTTAATTAAAGAATCTGTTGGACAAAAAACAGTTCCAGGATGGTTATCACTTGAAGAAGGAGCTTTGACAGCTAAAGTGTTAGAAAATCCAGGAAGAGATGCAGTTGACTTTGAAGTTGACGAAGCGATGATTATCGAGTTCTACTCTAGATAA
- a CDS encoding DNA-directed RNA polymerase subunit alpha, translating to MLNIEKIAKNVRLTEEKEDNYTAKYTLEPLYRGYGNTIGNALRRILLSSIPGTAIKGIKIEGVLNEFSTIEGVKEAVTDIILNVKEIVVETDEPGEKKMTLSVKGPAVITAADIHVEPGLRVINPEQVIMTVTTDKQIDIEFLVDSGEGFVVSDEINTDGWPIGYLAVDAIYTPIKKVNYSVEDTMVGRVTNYDKLILEIATDGSIEIKDALSYAVELLTWHLEPFTNVGNSMGKYRDNEDEVAEIDTESENNIEDMKIEELDFTVRSYNCLKKAGVNTISDLTSMTYNELLKIKNLGKKSLNEIIDKMKELGYDLGDASSSDE from the coding sequence TTGTTAAATATTGAAAAAATAGCTAAAAATGTAAGATTAACTGAAGAAAAAGAAGATAATTATACAGCAAAGTACACACTAGAGCCTCTGTATAGAGGATATGGAAATACTATTGGAAATGCACTTAGAAGAATATTGTTATCATCAATTCCAGGAACTGCAATAAAAGGAATTAAAATTGAAGGTGTATTAAACGAATTTTCTACAATAGAAGGTGTAAAAGAAGCAGTTACAGATATTATTTTAAATGTGAAGGAAATAGTAGTTGAAACTGATGAGCCTGGTGAAAAGAAGATGACACTTTCAGTAAAAGGTCCAGCTGTAATTACAGCAGCAGATATTCATGTAGAACCTGGATTAAGAGTTATAAATCCTGAACAAGTCATTATGACTGTTACAACAGATAAGCAAATTGACATAGAGTTTCTTGTAGATTCTGGAGAAGGGTTTGTAGTTTCTGATGAAATTAATACTGATGGATGGCCAATAGGGTATTTGGCAGTTGATGCGATTTATACGCCTATTAAAAAAGTAAATTATAGTGTTGAAGATACAATGGTTGGGCGTGTTACAAACTATGACAAGTTAATTTTAGAAATTGCAACAGATGGAAGTATTGAAATTAAAGATGCTTTGTCTTATGCAGTAGAATTATTGACTTGGCATTTGGAGCCGTTTACAAATGTTGGAAACAGTATGGGTAAATACAGAGATAACGAAGATGAAGTAGCAGAAATTGATACTGAAAGTGAAAATAACATTGAAGACATGAAAATTGAGGAGCTTGACTTTACTGTACGTTCTTATAACTGCTTGAAAAAAGCGGGAGTAAATACAATTTCAGATTTAACTTCAATGACTTATAACGAATTATTGAAAATTAAGAATTTAGGGAAAAAATCACTAAATGAAATTATCGATAAAATGAAAGAACTTGGTTATGATTTAGGAGATGCTTCAAGTAGCGATGAATAA
- the rplQ gene encoding 50S ribosomal protein L17, translating into MNHNKSYRKLGRRTDHRLAMLKNMTISLVTHEQIETTVTRAKELRKFAEKAITLGKKYNNSTDAARRVHLRRQAFAFLRNEGAVAKIFNEIAPKYAERNGGYTRIIKTAVRRGDSAELAIIELV; encoded by the coding sequence ATGAATCATAATAAATCATACAGAAAATTAGGTAGAAGAACTGACCATAGATTAGCTATGCTTAAAAATATGACAATTTCTTTAGTGACACACGAACAAATCGAAACAACTGTAACACGTGCTAAAGAATTAAGAAAATTCGCTGAAAAAGCAATTACTTTAGGGAAAAAATATAATAATTCAACTGATGCAGCAAGAAGAGTGCATTTGAGAAGACAAGCTTTTGCATTTTTAAGAAATGAAGGAGCAGTTGCAAAAATCTTTAACGAGATTGCTCCAAAATACGCTGAAAGAAATGGTGGATATACAAGAATCATCAAAACTGCGGTAAGACGTGGAGATTCAGCTGAATTAGCAATTATTGAATTAGTATAG